The genomic interval TCAACAGCCCGGCGTCGGCATAAACCTCCGTGTAGCGCCGATCGGGGAACAACTCGGACACACGTTCACACTCGGCACGTGTCTCCGCGAGATGCGTCTGGACATAAGCCGACGCTTCCGCCGCAAGCTTTCCAGCAGATGCCATCAATTCAGCGGAACATGCCAAGGCAAACCTGGGAGTCACCGCGGCTTGCACGCGGCTGCCAGGTGGAAACGCATCCAGCGTTTGCTGGGTTTCCTCAATGAGCTGCGTTGGATCGTGACACAACGCGGCGGGCCCGCCACGATCCATCAGAACTTGTCCAACCAAAGCATGCATTCCCGTTTCATGAAAAGCATGCAATGCGTCCATGGTAGACCCATGGCACGATGTCGCGTACGCGGCCACCCCCGTGGTCCCTACCGAAAGACATTGCCCGATCACTCGCTGAGTCATGCGTTTGGCAAAATCAGTGTCGTTCCAAAGGATCTCCGCAGGAAAGATGACTTCGTCCAGCCATCGCAACAAAGGCATTCCGTGGGCGCCAATCACGTCGAACTGCGGCAAGTGGACATGGGTGTCGATCAACCCTGGGCAAATCAGTGTCCGATCATCGCCCAAGCTAGCATTGGCATCGATCTCACCGAGCTGAATCTCTTCAATCACGCCGTCAACAACGTGGAGAGTACCTGGCTGGAGAGACATTCGTCCGGGGGTGTCACTGATCAAGAGCTGCCCGGTCAGGGTTTGGCTTGCTGGAGATGGTTTTCGTTTGACCGGCATCGCGATTGGGCTCGTGCAATGGGAGGGATTTGGACTACGGCGTCACAGTGACGACCCATCTTTGCCATTTCCCCAAGTCGCTGCGTTGGGAACAGCTTAACGACATTCGGCATTACAGGTGTTACTGCCGGTATCAAAGGTGGTTTTTGACTGTAGGGGCTGTGACGGCTGAGACGATAGCTCTGGATGAATGGGCAAAGCGCTCCGGAAGGCCCATTCATTTTCCCGCTGACCCTACACAGAAAAAAGGGTGGTTGCCCGTGCACCGCTTCAAACTCCTTGTCGTATGCATCGGAACCGTCGCCATTGCGATGAGTTCGCCGACACTTGCCCAACAACCGGGTGGGTTGGATCCCGAATCCCTGCCTGGGCTGACTTTGACCGAAAAGTCTCAACTGCGAAAGCTGCCGGTTCCCGCAGCTCATGCCAGTTCGTTGGCAACAGCGTTGAGCCTCCGCTACCAAGACGTGCCCAACGTCAGCATTGCTCCGGACGCCAAGAATCAGCAGCTCGTCGTGATGGCACCGCCAGCGACGCAACAGCAGATCGCCAGTGAGGTCAAGTCGCTCTTGGATCAAGGCGGGGTGCGTCCCGACGCTTCGTTGCCAGCAAGCCCCTTCAGCGTGCAGTTGACGAACATCACTTGGCGTCAATTTGAGCGAGATCTGCAACAGATCGGCGGGCCTCTGACGCCGGTGACGACCAGCGACAACGGAAATCGTGCCGCCTATCAAATGGTCGCCGACGCGATGTCTGGCACGACCGTGGAGGTCGATCGCAAACACAACATCGTCACCGTTCGCGGACCCGATCCGTCGATCCCAGGTTGGCGAAACATGATTCGCTCGCTGGACACCGCGCCCCTGACAGCCAGCGACGTGACGCAGATTCATCGCTTGGTTCACGCAGAGCCAGCGCCCATTCAACGCGCAATTCGCTTGTTGCGTTCTTTGGAGGATCGTCCGGGATCTCGTGCGACGGGCAACAGTTCGATCTTTCGCAACGCGGTCTTTCAAACCCAAGCCGGCGGAGCGGGGGCAGCAGCCGATGGCGGAGCCGCCGGT from Stieleria varia carries:
- a CDS encoding amidohydrolase family protein; its protein translation is MPVKRKPSPASQTLTGQLLISDTPGRMSLQPGTLHVVDGVIEEIQLGEIDANASLGDDRTLICPGLIDTHVHLPQFDVIGAHGMPLLRWLDEVIFPAEILWNDTDFAKRMTQRVIGQCLSVGTTGVAAYATSCHGSTMDALHAFHETGMHALVGQVLMDRGGPAALCHDPTQLIEETQQTLDAFPPGSRVQAAVTPRFALACSAELMASAGKLAAEASAYVQTHLAETRAECERVSELFPDRRYTEVYADAGLLSERSLLGHGIFMDEQDHRLLASSGAIVAHCPTANSFLQSGVMNRAQLMQSGVRMTLGSDVGAGYQRSMIRVAQGMIEAASQITMRRAEGIHGGQQVSGVSPEPAAETPSAPEAWYQITTGNADALGWSDVGRIAVGATADLLVIRPELDWLAGPVDPLSRLLFSWDDRWLRATLLNGAVRWSDREFVDHEFADRSYSKPQRDR